The Acidobacteriota bacterium nucleotide sequence GACCGTGACTTTTGCGATGACCTTTCCCGGCGGTACGCACGACCTGTGGTTGCGTTACTGGCTGGCCGCCGCTGGCGTAGATCAAAAGGCCGTCAAGGTCATCACCATCCCGCCGCCGCAAATGGTCGCCAATATGAAGGTCGGCAATATGGATGGGTATTGCGTCGGTGAACCCTGGAACGGCGTCGCCGTGCAGCAAGCCATCGGCACCACCCACATCGCTTCGCAGGACATTTGGAAGCATCATCCGGAAAAGGCGCTGGTCGTCAACAAGGCGTTCAGCACGACGCGCCGCGACGAACTGAAAGCCGTGATGAAAGCCGTGTTGGAAGCTTCGATTTGGCTCGATGATGTGAACAACCGCAAACAGGCGGCGGCGGTCATCGGCAAGCCGTCTTACGTCAACGCCCCGCCCGAAGTCATCGAAGCGCGGTTGCGTGGCGAATACGACTTGGGCTGCGACCGCAAACACACTTACACCGACGATTACATGCTGTTCCATCGCGGCGGGCAGACGAATTTTCCGCGCAAGGCGCACGCGATCTGGTTCATGGCGCAATACAAACGCTTCGGCTATTTGACCGCCGCGCCTGATTATAAAGGCATCGCGGACAAGCTGATTTTGCAGGACGTTTACAGCGACGTGGCGAAATCCATGAACATCGCGTTGCCGGACGACGATATGAAACCGTTCACGCTGGCGCTGGACAACGTGACTTTCGATCCGGCG carries:
- a CDS encoding ABC transporter substrate-binding protein → MQRRNFLKGALAAGSLASNTTLLNACSAGGAKSVTATNKIKIGFIPLTDCASVVMAHELGLYKKHGLDVEVTREASWATIRDKVLSGDLHGAHCLFGMPFSVYTGVGGAAGSEMHVAMILNNNGQAITLAKDFCPTVGFREVGKVKATVEAMKAKKTVTFAMTFPGGTHDLWLRYWLAAAGVDQKAVKVITIPPPQMVANMKVGNMDGYCVGEPWNGVAVQQAIGTTHIASQDIWKHHPEKALVVNKAFSTTRRDELKAVMKAVLEASIWLDDVNNRKQAAAVIGKPSYVNAPPEVIEARLRGEYDLGCDRKHTYTDDYMLFHRGGQTNFPRKAHAIWFMAQYKRFGYLTAAPDYKGIADKLILQDVYSDVAKSMNIALPDDDMKPFTLALDNVTFDPAQPEKALPAVA